From the genome of Thermoproteales archaeon:
TGAGTATAGGAGAGAAAAAGAAGGTTGCTATAGCTTCTATCCTTGTATATGAACCTGAAATTATCCTATTTGATGAACCCACCGCAAATTTAAGCATAGAAACGATAAATGAACTTGAACAACTAATAAAGGAATTACGTAGCAAGAAGAGAGCTATTGTAGTAACGTCTCACAATATAGAATTTGTAGCCAAAATTTCGGATAAGGTGTATATTATGGATAATGGCACCACTATAAATAAGGGAGATAAACGTGATATTTTGATAAACGAAGCTTTGCTTTCTAAAGTTGGGTTGGAGCCTCCCTTCGCCGTGAAAATTTCTAAAAGAATATTCGGAAATTGCGAAAATTACCCATTAACTATCGAAGAACTTTCAAATTTATTACAAAATAAAATGAAAATTTATTAAAACTTGGTGATAATTGACAAAATATAAAATAATTTTGTTTATAACAATTAGGATAAAATTCTTTTAACAAAAGAATTTTTTATTAAAATGACTAAATTTAAA
Proteins encoded in this window:
- a CDS encoding ABC transporter ATP-binding protein — encoded protein: MKPLLEVRNAWYRYPGGIEALKGAELAVSNGEVVSIIGPNGCGKTTLLLIATGLLEPEEGEVFLDGKPLAEQLPNARKRLGLVFQEPDDQLFNPTVYDEIAFSLRQLDLSEDYVKKRVNEVAKRLNIDHLLDRAPYRLSIGEKKKVAIASILVYEPEIILFDEPTANLSIETINELEQLIKELRSKKRAIVVTSHNIEFVAKISDKVYIMDNGTTINKGDKRDILINEALLSKVGLEPPFAVKISKRIFGNCENYPLTIEELSNLLQNKMKIY